A DNA window from Eretmochelys imbricata isolate rEreImb1 chromosome 3, rEreImb1.hap1, whole genome shotgun sequence contains the following coding sequences:
- the SMIM8 gene encoding small integral membrane protein 8: protein MSSAPESPNIKKEAPKEKDSRIPGLRGVRTTTLFRAVNPELFIKPNKPVMAFGLITITLCVAYIGYLHATQENKKDLYEAVDSEGARYMRRKTSKWD, encoded by the exons ATGTCCTCAGCACCTGAGTCCCCAAACATTAAAAAAGAAGCACCCAAAGAGAAAGACAGTCGAATTCCAGGACTCAGGGGTGTCCGTACAACCACCCTGTTCCGAGCTGTGAATCCAGAGCTTTTCATTAAACCT AACAAACCTGTTATGGCTTTTGGACTCATAACAATTACCCTGTGTGTGGCCTACATTGGTTATTTACATGCAACACAAGAGAATAAAAAGGACCTCTATGAAGCTGTTGACAGTGAAGGAGCCAGGTATATGAGGAGGAAGACTTCCAAGTGGGATTAA